The Silene latifolia isolate original U9 population chromosome Y, ASM4854445v1, whole genome shotgun sequence sequence ccgCCCATTaatccttacacatctcaagttgccactatccacatccttcctttcaatcttttcattctcacgttccttagacttatATCATCctttgcccatattcacttaccttACATTACTCAAACTCacaattatatcactcaccacgtctcacaaacatgctccatgcctcaataaatgtaacacccccataggtCGGGACCCTTCCTCTAGGAAATTCCCATCATATGGAGGTGTCACAAGCCTTGGTTTCCCAAGAGTGTAGTGCGAACAACAAGTAAAGAAGTACTTTAGATTACATAAATAGTTAAGTTGTAAACTTATGTGATCACAAGTTAAGGGATATGAAAATCATCCCAATAGTACAACCAAATCGAATGGAGTTTAAATGTCAAAAACTAAATAAGAACAAGTGGCGACAATGAGGTAGACCGCTTCCAAGCCTGCTACTCAAACATGCACACCTGTcgacactgctccccatatgggcggaaatcaccatatggttcatcacagacaTTCAAACCCAAGTGTTAGCCAATGATATAAATGTTCAATAATAAACGGGATATGCAACTAACTTACTAATTTAATGAGGTATGAAAACATGACAAATACCCACCAAACTCATCTCCTCCAACCGTGACCGGGACACGTCCACGATGTCACCAATACCACTAAGTTACTCGGAACACGTCTGTGGTACCAGGCCCGAGTGCCactcgagtcccctgccagacaACATGCCTTACCGCATGAGTCCCACCATAATCCAAGTACGCAATGTGCATattcccttggagtgggaagctccaagggagacttgagcggaagacggtttcccaaccgcctttCATCTCAAAAACCATCATCAACATCCCCCAACAATCTCCAATCTCAACAATtcaccaacaacaagaacaattaaCTAAACAAGCATGCCATTAAATTCGTACAACAACCAATTCATGCTCATaacttcattaattcattttctcttcttttaattGCTCATTAACATGTTATAGTGCAAGATAATTAATACTAGATTCATTCACCATACTCATTCTTCCCAAAATCATCATGAGACCATAATAtgtaccaaaccctaattatccaaagcatgttataatgcaactaataTGAGGTAAATGAAATTAATGTTATTAAATGTACAATTAAATACTCATAACAccatagctaagtagggaaaccctaccttgagCTTATCTTCACAATTCCACAAGCTAATCcctagaaatgctcctcaatgaagtTTCCTATACATATTAGTTATTATAATTAACGCTACAATATATTATAACAACATACTAACTTAACCCCTTGAATTCTTACAACACAATTAAGTAAGGATTAATCTACTTACTATAAATAGAGTTATTAAAACAAAATAATGGAGAAGAGAAAGTGTAGATCTACTTACAACAAAGAAGAAAGGCTAAGGAGGCATGAATATCCTTtagagaaattagggttcttgagaggatttgatggtggggAATTTAGACAGAAGTTGGGGAGATGTAGAGAGTCGTGAATAgtgtttgagaggggttttggtGTAGAAAATCTGAAGTGATAGGGTTATGAAAGTGATATCTCACCAAACATTTCTCATATAAAACTCACTCGACTGGCCCTCGGTCGAGTggaagcccactcgatcgagtggaggctccACTCGGTCCagtggatggtcactcggtcgagtaaccgaCTTTCCAGGCTTTCCAGCATACTGTGTTGGAGTACTCGgtccttcactcgatcgagtggatctgcACTCGGCCAAGTGGGTTCTTTATTCAGTCTAGCTATACTTAAATAAATACGAGGTATAACAAtctaccccccttaaaagaacttcgtctctgAAGTTGACTCTCGACACTAGGTATGGAAtatagcccccccccccccccccccccccccccaaggtgCACTATGGCGAGTCGGGGTAAATATAAGACTAGTGTTGACTCAAAGGTGACTTTATGTGGAGGTTAACTACATATACGAAAAGACAAAAGAGAGAAAACTATATTTAAGGCACTTGCGTAGTACGCCCTACCcctctagaaacatggttacgaccTCATaaccgactcatacctgctcgaaAAGATGAGGGTATCGCTCCTTAATGTCCTCCTCGGCCTCCCAAGTGGCCTCCTCCACAAGGTGATTGGACCACAACACTTTCACCAAGGTTATCTCACCATGTcttgtcttcctaacctttcggtctaggatttcTTTTGGTGTTTCCACATATGTTAGGGCATCATCAAGTTCAATCATCTCCGCTTCGAGCACGTGAGAGGGATCACTTATGTACTTGCGTAATTGAGACACATGGAATATATTTTGAACTCGGTCCAAGGCCGGTGGGAGTGCTAAGCGATAAGCCACTTCCCTGACTCTGTCCAAGATTTTATAGgggccaatgaacttttggctcaacTTGCCCCTTTTTCCAAATCTCATGACTCCTCTCATCGGTGAAACCTTGAGTAGTACATTGTCTCCTACCGCAAATTCTATGTCTCTCCTCCTCAAGTCGACGTagctcttttgcctatcttgtgcGGCTCTCATCTTCTCACGGATTATACGGACTTGATCAACCACGTCTTGGATCATTTGGGTCCCTAAAGTCATGGCTAGGTACTAACGTCCCAACATatcggacttcggcatttcctcccatataaagcttcAAATGGGGCCATACCAATgctagcatgataactattgttgtaggagaattcgatCAAGTGTAACCTTTCTTCCCATGAACCTCCAAATTCTagaacacaagccctcaacatgtcttcCAACGTTTGAATTGTCCTTTCCGTTTGTCCGTCCGTCGTGGGATAGAAGGCCGTGCTCATTTGCAATTGAGTAACCAAGGAGCTTTGAAGCTCTTGCCAAAACCTAGAGTTGAACGGCGGATCTCGATCCGAAACAATGTCTTTTGGGAATCCATGAAGCTTGACCACATACTTGCAATATGAATTAGCTAGTTCTACCTTGCTCCAAGTATTCTTCATTGGAATGAAGTGAGTCGACTTGGTTATTCTATCCACgataacccaaatcatattgttccCTTTTTTAGTCCTCGGTAAGcccactataaagtccatggagattgACTCCCATTTCTATTCCGGCACATCCAAAGGTTGCACCTTTACTTACGGTCTCTTTTGCTCCCCCTTTACTCTTTGGCAAGTCAAAAACCTTGCCAGAAACTCCGCTACCTCCCTtttcatattcggccaccaaaaatGTTTTCTTTAGGTCCttgtacaacttgtcaccacccgggtgcaTCGAATAGTGCGTGTCGTGGGCATCATTCATAATCTCCTTCTTAAGTTCATTCTCATTCGGTAAACACTACCTCCCTTTGAACCTTAGACTTCCATCCATGTGCAACTCGAATCGGGAGGGCTCTCCCTTTCCTAGTGCTCCCTTCGATTCTTG is a genomic window containing:
- the LOC141630579 gene encoding uncharacterized protein LOC141630579, producing the protein MTLGTQMIQDVVDQVRIIREKMRAAQDRQKSYVDLRRRDIEFAVGDNVLLKVSPMRGVMRFGKRGKLSQKFIGPYKILDRVREVAYRLALPPALDRVQNIFHVSQLRKYISDPSHVLEAEMIELDDALTYVETPKEILDRKVRKTRHGEITLVKVLWSNHLVEEATWEAEEDIKERYPHLFEQLTST